The Polynucleobacter sp. VK25 genome segment CCATAAAAGCCCACATTCCCAGCTCCAGAGCAACCCGCCGAACAGGTGCCCAAACTACCACTAATCTTCGAGACAAATGTAGAAACTGAATTAAGGGGGCTTGATGTAGATAAACCGCCATTGAATGTCATATTGTAGGTACCGTAACCTGCTGGCTGATTGGTAACCATGGCTAGATTTCCGCTTATGGATGGATTTGCAAAATTTGCAGTTAACGAACCCCCAGTTACCGACCATGTCCCCTGAGGATTCGAGACCGGAACTGGTGTGGAAGCTCCTACCAGTGTGAATGTATATGAGTTTGTACCCTGATTTGCTAAATATGCACTTGGGGCACCAACAATATACGCAAAACCAGAATTCGCAGCGTATGTAATTGACGATCCATTGTTGTAGCCACCAACCAATACATCGCCGTTAGCCCAACGACCCCAGGCGATTACACCACCCCAAGTACCGCCTTCCATTTGTTGTCCACCGCTAATTGCATACACCGTTGGACTAATAGTTCCACCCGCAGGAATCTTAGGCGTTGCATAGGGATCGGAAATTTGAGTAACTAGCGTCCCGCTAGCAACCGTACTAAATTCAGCAACTGGGCCTGGAGTAATGCTATGAATCGGCAGAAGATCACTACCAGTTGCACCAGACCATACTTCTGCCTTTTGAAGAATATAAGTTGCAGCTCCAGTTGGCGCATTCGTTCCATCACCAGCATTCAAGATGTTATAGGTCGTTGTTGGACTAAATGGCGAGGTCTCAGCCGATGCCAATGCAGGTGGTTGTGTAACCGTAACGCCTGTCACCGTTGGCAATGGTGATGTAGGTGTTGATACTGCTGCATCCGCAGCCTTTCCTGGGGCACTGACTGCTACAGCTAGGGAAGGGATTTCAGTAGCTGCTTCGCTTCTCCCCCTGGGTTTAGCTGACTTCTGACCCGTTAACGGATCTGGTAAGAAGTTCGGTGGTGCCATGATGAATTTGGGTGCAGTGTCTTTATCGGCAACGTAGAGATACTGATTGACGCCTACGGCTTCAACCGAGGCTTCGTTTTTGACAACGATCTTGCCTTCAAATACTCCGGCATATAGGCCATCTTTGACTGGGGTTTTGTCTGGGTTAAAGCAATTACCTTCGCAGACATTAATGTTGAAACCGGTACCCCGAATACCCACTGTTGCTACTACTGCATTGATTTTGAGATTATCTTTATTCTCACGACCAATTGCACCGGTAACCGCCCTTACCCCACCCTTTACAAGACTCAGCTCTGCTTTTTCTGAGCCATCGGTCTTGCCGTTGAAGTTGTATTGATTGATCTTAAATTCTGATTGAGCACGTAGCGCAATCACGGCGCCATCACTCATACGCAGCTGAGCATTGCTCGCAACCCCAGTAATCACGCCATCTCCAGCCTGTAGGCTAGCGCCTTTGGTCAGCGGGATCATCTGGCCACCACGCGATACTTTGACTTCACCGATGGCCAGCAAGACTTTACCTGCTTCTGCTGGCGCCTGAGCCTGCACAGAGGTAATTAGCATTGCTGAAATGATTGCCCCTAGTAATGATTTAGATAGCAATCGCAAAGTATTGGGGAACATCGTCACCCTCCTGCCGATAAATGAAGTATTCATTTAGTTCGAGTTCCAATCGTAGCGTAGTTTGATGGCACCCGTCCACTGCTCGTAACCATATAAATTCA includes the following:
- a CDS encoding FecR domain-containing protein — translated: MFPNTLRLLSKSLLGAIISAMLITSVQAQAPAEAGKVLLAIGEVKVSRGGQMIPLTKGASLQAGDGVITGVASNAQLRMSDGAVIALRAQSEFKINQYNFNGKTDGSEKAELSLVKGGVRAVTGAIGRENKDNLKINAVVATVGIRGTGFNINVCEGNCFNPDKTPVKDGLYAGVFEGKIVVKNEASVEAVGVNQYLYVADKDTAPKFIMAPPNFLPDPLTGQKSAKPRGRSEAATEIPSLAVAVSAPGKAADAAVSTPTSPLPTVTGVTVTQPPALASAETSPFSPTTTYNILNAGDGTNAPTGAATYILQKAEVWSGATGSDLLPIHSITPGPVAEFSTVASGTLVTQISDPYATPKIPAGGTISPTVYAISGGQQMEGGTWGGVIAWGRWANGDVLVGGYNNGSSITYAANSGFAYIVGAPSAYLANQGTNSYTFTLVGASTPVPVSNPQGTWSVTGGSLTANFANPSISGNLAMVTNQPAGYGTYNMTFNGGLSTSSPLNSVSTFVSKISGSLGTCSAGCSGAGNVGFYGGTSLAPAPTAAGLAYNFNTGTNVVQGVAVFKR